The following proteins are co-located in the uncultured Tolumonas sp. genome:
- a CDS encoding efflux RND transporter permease subunit — protein MRPDLGLAGRIARQFLHSPITPLLAIVGLLLGFAAVLVTPKEEEPQIEVTFADIYIPFPGASPQEVEQLVTLPAEQVLSEMKDIDTLYSFSQPGGAMLIVAFKVGKPRQQALVDLYNQLASNKDWLPAGLGVGEPLVKPRAIDDVPILNLTLWSKQADITAEQLTQIAHGLETELKRLPGTRQIQTVGRHDRVVQVTIDPAKLNAFGLNWPQISQVLKSANQQQNNLSLTQDNQQISLQVGEFLGSADDVGQLIISSQQGHPVYLADVATIREDADVPTANVWMSQQGKIYPAVTLAIAKQPGINAVDLSRAVSARMAQVHNILIPQGVEVSLTRDYGQTANEKANKLISKLIFATSAVVILVWLSMGWREAAVVGSAIVLTLAMTLFASWAWGFTLNRISLFALIFSIGILVDDAIVVVENIHRHQQAGGNWKEAIPQAVDEVGGPTILATLTVIAALLPMAFVSGMMGPYMSPIPINASTGMLISLAVAFIVTPWLALHLLKSHHNTASTSEHKATGLLRRILGSFLLGKYAKKARRKLALVVGLLVLGSLALPVLELVVLKMLPFDNKSEFQVMVDLPEGTPLEQTQALLQQLAHEAEQIPEVTSVQIYAGTSAPINFNGLVRHYFMRQSAELGDLQVNLQGKHERERSSHQIARDARERLAPLAEKTGATLKVVEIPPGPPVWSPILAEVYGPTQAMREQAALQIQDTFKNTADIVDIDVDVPAQQQHWQITIDRARAARLGIAEAAIRQTLAGALNGEDVSYLHVPDQKYAKPIRLRLEDGEKVDLLGVLSLTLPAATGKAIALSELVQVNKTNKPHSIMHKNMQPMVMVTADMAGKLDSPLYGMAEIAGTLRDKHPAWQQSLIGQPDGLSGVAIKWDGEWKITYETFRDMGIAYSVGILLIYFLVVAQFNSYSVPLIIMAPIPLTLVGVMPGHAIIGAPFTATSMIGMIALAGIIVRNSILLVDFVNQQRAAGVELAEAVINSGVVRAKPIILTALAAMIGATFILDDPIFSGLAISLLFGLFASTVLTLVVIPVLYFLYLSHKEAAGDVRSHRTS, from the coding sequence ATGCGCCCTGATCTTGGCCTCGCCGGGCGGATCGCCCGTCAGTTCCTGCATTCCCCCATTACGCCGTTGCTGGCTATCGTGGGTTTACTGTTAGGTTTTGCCGCTGTGCTGGTGACGCCGAAAGAGGAAGAACCACAGATCGAGGTGACGTTCGCCGATATCTACATTCCTTTCCCCGGCGCCAGCCCGCAGGAAGTGGAACAGCTGGTAACGTTGCCTGCCGAGCAGGTGTTATCGGAAATGAAAGATATCGACACCCTGTATTCCTTCTCGCAACCCGGTGGTGCGATGTTGATCGTGGCGTTCAAAGTGGGTAAACCGCGTCAGCAAGCGTTAGTCGATCTGTATAACCAACTGGCCTCGAACAAAGATTGGTTACCCGCCGGTTTAGGTGTCGGCGAGCCGCTGGTCAAACCGCGTGCCATTGATGATGTGCCGATCCTGAATTTAACGTTATGGAGCAAACAGGCTGACATTACAGCGGAACAACTCACACAGATAGCACACGGCTTGGAAACCGAGCTGAAGCGGCTACCCGGCACACGCCAGATCCAGACCGTTGGGCGGCATGATAGGGTCGTACAGGTGACGATTGACCCAGCCAAACTCAATGCATTTGGTTTAAATTGGCCGCAAATTTCACAGGTGCTAAAAAGTGCCAATCAGCAGCAAAACAATCTGTCGCTGACGCAAGATAACCAACAAATAAGCTTACAAGTCGGTGAGTTTCTCGGTTCCGCTGACGACGTCGGTCAGTTGATTATCAGTAGCCAGCAAGGGCATCCGGTGTATCTGGCTGATGTAGCGACAATCCGCGAAGACGCCGATGTACCAACCGCCAATGTCTGGATGAGCCAGCAAGGCAAAATCTACCCTGCCGTCACGCTGGCGATCGCCAAGCAACCGGGCATCAATGCCGTCGATTTAAGCCGTGCGGTGAGTGCGCGGATGGCACAAGTGCATAACATTTTGATCCCGCAGGGGGTTGAGGTCAGCCTGACGCGCGACTATGGGCAGACGGCGAATGAGAAAGCCAACAAGCTCATCAGTAAACTGATTTTTGCTACCAGCGCGGTAGTGATTTTAGTGTGGCTGAGTATGGGCTGGCGCGAAGCGGCCGTGGTCGGTAGTGCGATTGTGCTAACACTGGCAATGACGCTGTTTGCCTCATGGGCCTGGGGTTTTACCTTAAATCGTATCTCGCTGTTTGCGCTGATTTTTTCCATCGGCATTCTGGTCGATGATGCCATTGTGGTGGTAGAAAACATCCATCGACATCAGCAAGCAGGTGGTAATTGGAAAGAAGCTATTCCGCAGGCGGTGGATGAAGTCGGCGGCCCGACCATTCTGGCAACACTCACGGTGATTGCCGCACTGCTACCGATGGCGTTTGTCAGTGGAATGATGGGCCCCTACATGAGCCCGATCCCGATCAATGCCAGTACAGGGATGCTGATTTCTTTGGCCGTCGCATTCATCGTTACCCCTTGGTTAGCGCTGCATCTGCTGAAATCTCATCACAACACGGCAAGCACATCGGAGCATAAAGCCACCGGGTTGCTGCGCCGCATTCTGGGTTCATTCTTACTTGGTAAGTATGCCAAAAAAGCACGCCGTAAACTGGCGCTAGTGGTCGGTTTGTTGGTGCTAGGGTCGTTAGCGTTACCGGTGTTGGAATTGGTGGTGCTAAAAATGCTGCCGTTCGACAATAAATCCGAGTTTCAGGTGATGGTCGATCTGCCGGAAGGTACACCACTGGAACAAACGCAGGCACTATTACAACAACTGGCGCATGAAGCCGAGCAGATCCCGGAAGTGACCTCAGTGCAGATCTATGCCGGCACATCGGCTCCAATCAATTTTAATGGCTTAGTGCGGCATTATTTTATGCGCCAGTCGGCAGAACTTGGCGATCTACAAGTCAATCTGCAAGGCAAGCATGAACGCGAACGTTCCAGCCATCAGATCGCTCGTGATGCGAGAGAACGGCTAGCACCTTTAGCGGAAAAAACGGGTGCCACACTAAAAGTGGTCGAGATCCCACCCGGCCCGCCGGTGTGGTCGCCGATCCTGGCGGAAGTGTATGGCCCGACACAAGCTATGCGTGAACAGGCCGCCTTACAGATCCAGGATACTTTTAAAAACACCGCCGATATCGTGGATATTGACGTTGATGTCCCTGCGCAACAGCAACATTGGCAAATCACGATTGATCGTGCCCGTGCTGCCCGTCTCGGCATTGCAGAAGCTGCGATCCGGCAAACACTGGCCGGTGCGTTGAACGGCGAAGATGTCAGTTATCTGCATGTGCCCGATCAGAAATATGCCAAGCCGATCCGCCTGCGTTTAGAGGATGGCGAAAAAGTCGATCTGCTCGGTGTGTTAAGTCTGACGCTGCCTGCTGCCACCGGAAAAGCAATCGCACTGAGTGAGTTGGTGCAGGTGAATAAAACCAACAAACCGCACAGCATCATGCACAAAAACATGCAACCGATGGTGATGGTGACCGCCGATATGGCGGGTAAACTCGACAGCCCACTTTATGGTATGGCGGAAATCGCCGGTACATTGCGCGATAAACACCCAGCATGGCAACAGTCGTTAATTGGACAACCGGACGGACTTTCCGGTGTCGCTATCAAGTGGGATGGCGAATGGAAAATTACCTATGAAACCTTCCGTGACATGGGCATCGCCTATTCTGTTGGTATTTTGTTGATCTACTTTCTGGTGGTCGCGCAGTTTAACTCCTACAGCGTACCGCTGATCATCATGGCGCCTATTCCACTGACCTTGGTCGGCGTCATGCCGGGCCATGCCATCATAGGCGCACCTTTCACTGCCACGTCGATGATAGGCATGATTGCGCTGGCGGGCATTATCGTGCGCAACTCCATCCTGTTGGTTGATTTTGTAAATCAGCAACGCGCGGCGGGCGTGGAACTGGCGGAAGCCGTGATCAATAGCGGCGTGGTGCGGGCAAAACCCATCATTCTGACAGCCTTAGCCGCGATGATTGGTGCTACCTTTATTTTAGATGACCCGATTTTTAGCGGCTTGGCCATCAGCCTGCTGTTTGGGTTGTTTGCTTCGACCGTGCTGACGCTGGTGGTGATCCCGGTGCTGTATTTTCTCTATCTATCACATAAGGAAGCTGCAGGAGATGTTCGCAGCCATCGCACCAGTTAA
- a CDS encoding efflux RND transporter periplasmic adaptor subunit: MRHFLVLLILCTNSVFMNAAYAEITPSAPDTLSVQPANVPDWFVMDARVEPIDQGTVSAQTSGRVSAISVDVNDVVPSGHLLVEITNTSQTAGQDQAKAAVKAAEVRYNDAERQRLRLVDLVQKGSVSRREYDSAATEAQAAASVLKQARAELVQAGENLGFTRIVAPYAGIVSARHVSLGETVNPGQPLLSGYAFENMRVVASLPARYVAQLKETTTLQITFPDGQVITLPQHQLYQFADPTSHSFTLRANLPKQTTPVWRNGSWVKLAMPLDSKPKLLIPENAVLRQNELSAVYLAEKNGFVLRQVRLGRHYDGQIEILAGLNAGDVIAKDAYAVIAKQGGQYAP; the protein is encoded by the coding sequence ATGCGTCATTTTCTAGTACTCCTCATACTGTGTACGAACTCAGTCTTCATGAACGCTGCGTATGCCGAGATAACCCCTTCTGCGCCCGATACACTCAGCGTGCAACCAGCTAATGTGCCAGACTGGTTTGTCATGGACGCCAGAGTAGAGCCAATTGATCAAGGAACGGTTTCAGCGCAAACCAGCGGGCGGGTGAGCGCCATCAGCGTCGATGTGAATGATGTGGTGCCCAGTGGTCATCTGTTAGTTGAAATCACCAACACCTCACAAACCGCCGGACAAGACCAAGCCAAAGCGGCAGTGAAAGCGGCGGAAGTGCGTTATAACGATGCCGAACGGCAACGGTTACGACTGGTTGATTTAGTCCAAAAAGGCTCGGTTTCCCGCCGCGAATACGACAGTGCCGCCACGGAAGCGCAAGCTGCCGCCAGTGTGCTCAAGCAAGCACGAGCGGAACTGGTTCAAGCTGGCGAAAATCTCGGTTTTACCCGTATTGTCGCCCCGTATGCTGGCATAGTATCCGCCCGTCATGTGTCATTAGGTGAAACCGTCAACCCCGGCCAGCCGTTACTCAGTGGTTATGCCTTCGAAAATATGCGCGTGGTGGCTTCGCTGCCGGCACGTTACGTTGCGCAGTTGAAAGAGACGACGACGCTACAAATCACTTTTCCTGATGGTCAGGTCATTACACTGCCGCAGCATCAGCTGTATCAGTTCGCTGATCCGACCAGCCACAGCTTTACGTTACGGGCGAATTTGCCGAAACAAACCACGCCGGTTTGGCGCAATGGCAGTTGGGTGAAATTAGCCATGCCATTAGACAGCAAGCCGAAGCTGCTGATCCCGGAAAATGCGGTGTTGCGGCAAAACGAATTGTCTGCCGTGTATCTGGCGGAAAAAAACGGTTTTGTGTTACGGCAAGTGAGGTTAGGCCGCCACTATGACGGACAAATCGAGATCCTGGCTGGGTTGAACGCCGGTGACGTGATTGCCAAAGATGCCTATGCCGTTATCGCAAAGCAGGGAGGCCAATATGCGCCCTGA
- a CDS encoding DUF2892 domain-containing protein, translating to MTVDKAVRAFAGVMVLVSVALTYWLSPWFVLLTLFVGANMIQSSFTGFCPAEMFFRKMGLKD from the coding sequence ATGACGGTCGATAAAGCAGTACGCGCCTTTGCCGGGGTGATGGTTTTAGTCTCGGTGGCACTGACTTACTGGCTCAGCCCATGGTTTGTGCTGTTAACCTTGTTTGTCGGGGCGAATATGATTCAAAGCTCTTTCACCGGATTTTGTCCGGCTGAAATGTTTTTCAGAAAAATGGGGCTTAAAGATTAA
- a CDS encoding DUF190 domain-containing protein: MQGFKLTFFTQQDRSVHGQSLALWLLEQTKEIGIRGATLTAANEGFGHDKKLHSVHFFELTEQPLQVTMAVTAEEAEIMFALLKKENLNIFYTQAAIEFGMSGER, from the coding sequence ATGCAAGGCTTTAAGCTAACGTTTTTCACACAACAAGACCGTTCTGTGCATGGTCAATCACTGGCGTTATGGTTACTCGAACAAACAAAAGAGATTGGCATTCGTGGGGCGACACTAACAGCTGCCAATGAAGGTTTTGGCCACGACAAAAAGCTGCATTCTGTACATTTTTTTGAGTTAACCGAGCAACCGTTACAAGTGACCATGGCGGTTACTGCGGAAGAAGCAGAGATAATGTTTGCGTTACTGAAAAAAGAGAATCTTAATATTTTCTACACGCAGGCAGCGATTGAATTTGGTATGTCAGGAGAGCGCTGA
- the crcB gene encoding fluoride efflux transporter CrcB, with product MLYSILAISLGASAGAVSRWFLGLGLNALFPTIPLGTLAANLLGGYLIGLAITFFAGNPSLPPEWRLLVITGFLGGLTTFSTFSAEVTALLQQGRLAWAGAAISVHVLGSLAMTLLGMASMNLLQRVP from the coding sequence ATGTTGTATTCGATTTTAGCCATCAGTCTTGGCGCTTCTGCCGGTGCCGTCAGCCGTTGGTTTTTAGGTTTGGGGCTGAATGCGCTATTCCCCACTATTCCACTGGGCACGTTGGCGGCTAATTTACTCGGTGGTTATCTGATCGGTTTGGCGATCACCTTTTTTGCAGGGAACCCGAGTTTGCCACCGGAATGGCGTCTGCTCGTGATCACGGGTTTTCTCGGTGGTTTGACGACCTTTTCAACTTTTTCCGCCGAAGTGACCGCCTTATTACAACAAGGCCGATTAGCTTGGGCTGGTGCTGCGATTTCTGTGCATGTTTTGGGTTCACTGGCGATGACGTTGTTGGGTATGGCCTCGATGAACTTATTACAACGAGTGCCTTAG
- the acnB gene encoding bifunctional aconitate hydratase 2/2-methylisocitrate dehydratase, with protein sequence MLESYRQHVAERAAQGIAPKPLSAEQVAALVELLKNPPAGEEAVLLELLADRVPPGVDEAAYVKAGFLAAVTKGTVTSPVISAEKATELLGTMQGGYNIQPLIDLLDDAKLAPIAAKALSHTLLLFDSFHDVQEKLQAGNAYAKQVMESWANAEWYLNRPQLADKVTLTVFKVTGETNTDDLSPAQDAWSRPDIPLHALAMLKNSRPGITADQEGAVGPIKTLDALKQKGFPLVYVGDVVGTGSSRKSATNSVLWFMGDDIPNVPNKRAGGFVLGGKIAPIFFNTMEDAGALPIELDVSKMNTGDVIDIYPYAGKVTAHGSDEVIATFELKTDVLLDEVRAGGRIPLIVGRGLTDKARDMLGLPASTVFNRPKPVADTGKGYTLAQKMVGKACGVAGIRPGTYCEPKMTTVGSQDTTGPMTRDELKDLACLGFSADLVMQSFCHTAAYPKPVDVQTHHTLPDFIMNRGGVSLRPGDGVIHSWLNRMLLPDTVGTGGDSHTRFPIGVSFPAGSGLVAFAAATGVMPLDMPESVLVRFKGELQPGITLRDLVHAIPYQAIQMGLLTVEKAGKKNIFSGRILEIEGLPQLKVEQAFELADASAERSAAGCTIKLDEAPIAEYLNSNIVMLKWMLAEGYGDKRTIERRIAGMQEWLANPKLMEADADAEYAAIIEIDMNEIKEPILCAPNDPDDARLLSTVAGDKIDEVFIGSCMTNIGHFRAAGKLLNQFKGQLHTRLWIAPPTKMDRDQLTEEGYYGIFGRVGARIEIPGCSLCMGNQARVGDGTTVVSTSTRNFPNRLGQGANVYLASAELASVAAILGRIPSVEEYQSYAKELDAMAADVYRYLNFDQIASYTSKAAEVILQVPA encoded by the coding sequence GTGCTAGAAAGCTATCGTCAACATGTTGCAGAACGTGCTGCGCAAGGTATTGCGCCAAAACCATTATCAGCCGAACAGGTTGCCGCGCTGGTTGAATTACTGAAAAACCCACCGGCCGGTGAAGAAGCCGTATTACTAGAGCTGCTGGCTGATCGTGTACCACCGGGAGTCGATGAAGCTGCTTATGTAAAAGCCGGTTTTCTGGCTGCTGTCACCAAAGGTACCGTAACCTCACCCGTGATCAGTGCGGAAAAAGCGACTGAATTGCTGGGTACCATGCAAGGCGGTTACAACATTCAACCGCTGATCGATCTGCTGGATGATGCCAAACTGGCCCCAATCGCCGCGAAAGCACTGTCGCACACCTTGCTGTTGTTTGATTCTTTCCATGACGTGCAGGAAAAACTGCAAGCGGGTAATGCCTATGCCAAACAGGTCATGGAATCATGGGCCAATGCCGAATGGTATTTGAACCGTCCTCAGCTGGCTGACAAAGTCACCCTGACCGTTTTCAAAGTGACCGGTGAAACCAACACCGACGATCTGTCGCCAGCGCAAGATGCCTGGTCGCGTCCTGATATTCCATTGCACGCCTTAGCGATGCTGAAAAACAGCCGTCCGGGGATTACCGCCGATCAAGAAGGCGCGGTTGGCCCGATCAAAACGCTGGATGCCCTGAAACAGAAAGGTTTCCCACTGGTGTATGTGGGTGATGTAGTGGGTACCGGTTCATCGCGTAAATCTGCGACTAACTCCGTGCTGTGGTTCATGGGTGATGATATCCCGAACGTGCCAAACAAACGTGCTGGTGGTTTCGTACTGGGTGGCAAAATTGCCCCGATCTTCTTCAATACCATGGAAGATGCCGGCGCGCTGCCAATCGAGCTGGATGTCAGCAAAATGAACACCGGTGATGTCATCGACATCTATCCGTATGCCGGTAAAGTGACTGCGCATGGCAGTGACGAAGTGATTGCTACATTCGAGCTGAAAACCGACGTGCTGCTGGATGAAGTGCGTGCTGGTGGCCGTATTCCATTGATCGTGGGTCGTGGTCTGACCGACAAAGCGCGTGACATGCTGGGCCTACCAGCATCGACCGTGTTTAACCGTCCGAAACCAGTCGCTGATACCGGTAAAGGTTACACACTGGCGCAGAAAATGGTTGGTAAAGCTTGTGGTGTTGCTGGTATTCGTCCGGGCACTTACTGTGAACCGAAGATGACCACCGTGGGTTCGCAAGATACCACCGGCCCGATGACCCGCGACGAGCTGAAAGATCTGGCCTGTCTGGGCTTCTCAGCGGATCTGGTGATGCAGTCATTCTGTCACACGGCAGCTTATCCAAAACCAGTTGATGTGCAGACGCACCACACGCTGCCTGATTTCATCATGAACCGTGGTGGTGTTTCGCTGCGTCCGGGCGATGGTGTTATCCATAGCTGGCTGAACCGTATGCTGCTGCCGGATACCGTCGGTACTGGTGGTGACTCACACACCCGCTTCCCAATCGGCGTTTCTTTCCCTGCGGGCTCTGGTCTGGTGGCGTTTGCTGCTGCTACCGGTGTGATGCCATTGGATATGCCAGAGTCTGTGCTGGTGCGCTTTAAAGGCGAATTGCAGCCAGGTATCACCTTGCGTGATCTGGTGCATGCGATCCCTTACCAAGCCATTCAGATGGGTCTGCTGACTGTTGAGAAAGCCGGCAAGAAAAACATCTTCTCGGGCCGTATTCTGGAAATCGAAGGTCTGCCACAACTGAAAGTGGAGCAAGCATTTGAACTGGCTGATGCCAGTGCTGAGCGTTCTGCTGCAGGCTGTACCATCAAGCTGGATGAAGCGCCAATTGCTGAATACCTGAATTCCAACATCGTGATGCTGAAATGGATGCTGGCAGAAGGTTACGGTGATAAACGCACCATCGAGCGTCGTATCGCCGGCATGCAGGAATGGCTGGCCAATCCAAAACTGATGGAAGCCGATGCGGATGCAGAATACGCCGCGATCATTGAAATCGACATGAACGAAATCAAAGAGCCGATCCTGTGTGCACCGAACGATCCGGATGATGCGCGTCTGCTGTCTACTGTTGCGGGCGATAAAATCGATGAAGTGTTCATCGGTTCTTGCATGACCAACATCGGTCACTTCCGTGCAGCCGGTAAATTGCTGAACCAGTTCAAAGGTCAGCTGCATACCCGTCTGTGGATCGCGCCACCGACCAAAATGGATCGTGACCAACTGACCGAAGAAGGTTATTACGGTATTTTCGGTCGCGTGGGTGCGCGTATCGAAATCCCGGGCTGTTCTCTGTGTATGGGTAACCAAGCGCGTGTTGGCGATGGCACCACTGTGGTATCTACCTCGACCCGTAACTTCCCGAACCGTTTAGGTCAGGGCGCGAACGTCTATCTGGCTTCGGCGGAACTGGCTTCTGTAGCCGCGATTCTGGGCCGGATCCCAAGCGTAGAAGAATATCAATCTTACGCGAAGGAACTGGATGCGATGGCGGCCGACGTTTATCGTTATCTGAACTTTGATCAGATCGCCAGCTATACCAGCAAAGCAGCGGAAGTGATTTTACAAGTACCCGCATAA
- a CDS encoding YacL family protein — MDHEFVRDIDGRCRARLSMGHEAFGFWLTDELGENLPLCDEILKATAHLLHGGDDYKLSGKTFCLYLEEEAATVSALELQFETPIEDNEQGLSYYDDELFAACGLEDFELLLRAWREFITEQE, encoded by the coding sequence ATGGATCATGAGTTTGTCCGGGATATAGACGGTCGTTGCCGGGCTCGTTTATCGATGGGGCATGAAGCCTTTGGCTTTTGGCTGACCGATGAATTGGGTGAAAATTTACCCCTTTGTGATGAAATTCTGAAAGCCACCGCGCACTTATTACATGGCGGAGACGATTATAAATTATCTGGCAAGACCTTTTGTCTGTATCTGGAAGAAGAGGCGGCCACCGTCAGCGCGTTGGAGCTGCAATTTGAAACACCGATAGAAGATAATGAGCAGGGTTTAAGTTATTACGATGATGAGTTATTTGCCGCTTGTGGTCTGGAAGACTTTGAATTGTTACTTCGTGCCTGGCGTGAGTTTATTACTGAGCAAGAATAG